TGATTGCTAGTGAGAATTTCACTTTTCCTGAAGTTATGATGGCTACAGGTAGTATTCTTACAAATAAATACGCAGAAGGCTATCCATCAAAAAGATATTATGGTGGTTGTGAAATCGTTGATAAAGCAGAAGTTTTAGCAATTGAGCGTTGTAAAAAATTATTTAATTGTAATTACGCAAATGTTCAACCCCATTCAGGCTCACAAGCAAATCAAGGTGCATACGCAGCATTATTAAATCCAGGAGATATTATTTTAGGAATGGATTTAAGTGCAGGTGGGCATTTAACTCACGGCTCAAAGGTAAATGCAAGTGGCAAAGTATATACTAGCTATAGCTACGGAGTAGATGAAAATGGTTATTTAAATTATGATGAAATTGAAAAAATTGCCCTAGAAGTAAAACCAAAATTAATAGTTTGTGGTGCTAGTGCTTATGCTAGAATAATTGATTTTGAAAGATTTCGTAAAATTGCTGATAAAGTAGGAGCATTTTTATTAGCTGATATTGCACATATTGCCGGTCTTGTAGTAGCTAATCTTCACCCAAGTCCATTTCCACACGCTCACATAGTAACTTCAACAACTCATAAAACTCTAAGAGGGCCAAGAGGTGGGATAATAATGACTAATGATAAAGAACTTGCAAAAAAAATAAATTCAGCAATCTTTCCTAACCTTCAAGGTGGTCCATTAATGCATATTATTGCAGCAAAAGCAGTTGGATTTAAATATAATCTTGATGAAAGTTGGAAAACATACGCTAATCAAGTTATAAAAAATTGCAAGGTATTAGCCGATGAATTGCTAAAAGAAGGATTTAAATTAGTAAGTGGTGGAACTGACAATCACTTGTTGTTAATGGATTTTAGTGATTGTGAATTTAGCGGAAAAGATGCTCAAATAGCATTAGAAAAAGCAGGTATTACAGCTAATAAAAATAGCGTTCCTAACGAAAAGCGTTCTCCTTTTATTACAAGTGGATTAAGACTTGGCACTGCTGCACTTAGTGCTCGTGGTATGAAAGAAGAAGAAATGAAAATAATAGCACAGACAATAAGCCTAGTGCTAAAGAATTTAAATAACGATGAAATTATAAAAAAAGCAAAAGAAACTACGCTAAAATTAAGCGAAAATTTCCCATTATATAAGGACTTAAAATGTTAACAAGCAATGAATTAGCCTTAATTAAAATGATTAATTCACATTATTTTATAAAAAGAGATACTATAGTAAGCAAAATTGAGCATAAAGGTAGAACTTTTTTTAATAAGTATGAAAGAGTTAATGAGTTTTTATCTCCAAGCTTAATAAGAGAACATTCAGAAGGTAAAATAACAATAGCTCACAATTTAATAAACGCACAAGATAAAGTAGAAAATATAGTATTTGACTACAATGGTTTTAATACTGAAAAATTTTGGCATAGAGCTCAATTATTATTAAGAGAAGAAGGTTTTATTAATTTCACAGCTTATAAAAGCAAAACGCCAGGTCATCTTCATTTATATATTCACAAAGGTCATACTGCATTTGCCGAAGGTTGTGGATTAGCTAATAAACTAAGTGCAATGTTGGCTCAAAAAATGCCCGTTGAATGGAGAGTATTTCCAACACTTGATATGCCTAAGGAATACAATATTTTAGCATTACCTTATGAAATTTATCAAAAAGAGCGTGGGGCATCTTGGTCAAAACATATGTAAAGGATTGAAAATGCAAGAACACAATAAATTTGAAGATTTAGTTTTAGAAAGTAACAACAAAAAGAATAAACAAAAACAAATGTTATTTAAGATAATTATAGGCATAATAGTTTTTCTAATTGCCTTGATTATATATAAATTAATAAGCAATGGAGATAGTCAAAAAAGCCCATTACCACCGATAGAACCTAATGCTACATTTGAACAAAAAGCTCAAGATAATGAAGTTTTTGAGAATTTAAAAAGTGAAAATGATGGTTTTAGTGATGATTTTACATCTTTAGAAGAAAGATTAAAAAAAGAAAATAATATAGTAGAACCAGAACCTAAAAAATCTCAAGAAGTTCAAAATGTTGTAAAAGAATTAGCAAAAGCAAATCAACAACCTACGCCAGCACTTGAAACTCCTAAAGAAGAAGTAAAACCTGCTGTAGTTGAAGAGAAAAAGCCTGTGGTTGTAGAAGAGAAAAAGCAAACTACTCAAACAACAAAACAAGAAAACTCAGTATTTGATACATTAAATGTTAAAAAGCCAGTTGCTCAACAAGAAAAACCAGCAAATAAAGCACCTACTACAAGTGATAATGGAAGCTATATTCAAGTATATGCAGGTAAAAATATTGACCTAAAATCACACGAAATTAAAAAACTAGATACGCTAGGATTACAATATAAAGTAGTTACTGATAATAAAGGTATGAGTAGAGTAATTGTAGGACCTTATTCAAATTCTGATAAAGCAAATGCCTTAAAATTTGTAAGAGATAATGTGAAAAAAGACGCATTTTATTATCATGCAAAATAATATTTACGGAGTGATAGGAAATCCTATCGCTCACTCAAAATCTCCTATAATTCATAATCTATGGTATGAAAGATTAAATATAAATGCTAATTATGAGAAAATTTTAGTAGAAAATCCAAATGATTTAAAAAACACAATTTTAAAATATAAAGGTGTTAATGTAACTTTACCTTATAAAGAAGAAGTTGCAATACTAGCAAATTATAAAGATGAAGGCGTTATAAACACAAAAGCGGCAAATACTATAATAAATGATAATGGAATTTTAAAAGCTTATAATACTGATATATTTGGGTTTTATGAACCTATAAAAAATTACAAAATAAACAATGCCTTAATAATAGGAGCTGGTGGGGCTGCTAGGGCTGTTTATTATTCTTTAGCAAAAAATAATATAAAAACCAAAGTAATTAATAGAAGTAAAAAAGATGATTTTTTATGCGAAGTTCATACGGCATTAGATGAATTTGAATTTGATTTAATTATAAACTCAACAAGCGCAAGTTTAAAAAATCTACTACCTTTAGAAGAAAATCTTTTAGAAAAACTAGCAAAAAATACAAAAATTGCTTATGATTTAGCATATAATCACGATATATTTTTAGATTTTTGTAAGTTAAAAAATCCAAATATTATTACTCAAGATGGACTTGATATGCTTATTTTTCAAGCAGCCCTTGCTTTTGAATATTTTTGCGGAATTTATCCTAACGAAGATTTAATAAATGAAGCAAGAGAACTTATTAAATAAGAGTATAAAAGGACTAAAATCATATATTTTTGGCTATGAAAACGAACAAAAAGCTAAAAAATACTTAGAAAAAAATAATTTTAAAATAATTAAAACAAATTATAAAACCAAATTTGGAGAAATTGACATAATCGCTTTAAAAGATAAAACCTTGCATTTTATTGAAGTAAAATCAAGCAAAAATTATGAAAGCGAATATTATTTAACACCAAAAAAATTAGAAAGAATTATAAAATCTATTTATATTTTTAATCAACATTATGAAGATTACAATAATTTAAATTATTGCATAGATTTAATAGCAATAAATGATAATAACATTAATTATATAGAAAATATAACATAGAAAAAATGATAATTTGAGATTTAAATTCTCAAATTAATCCTAAAAATTTCTTGATAGAATATTTTAAATCTTCATCATCTAAATTATTCATAGCCCACAACAAATATCCATTATCAACAGCTCTAACCTCATCAAAACTTTTGCCCTTGTATTTTCCAAAGCTAAATTTAGTACTAATTAATGGGGCTTTTGTAATTTCGTGCAATTCTTCATAATTTTTATGTTTTAATAATTCATCTAATAATAATTTCATAACCAAAACATCGCCTATCGCATCATGAGCTTTTATAATTATTCCTAATTTTTGTGCCTCTTCTTGCTCAATTTTATAAAGCCCTAAAAAATATCTTAAATATTGCAATCTGTGATGATTAAAGTCAGGAAAAATAGCCTTAGCGCACTTATAAGTATCAATTAATTTAAAATTATTTTGAAAGCCTTCTTTTTCTAACATTCCTAAATCAAACTTAATATTATGAGCTATTAAGTAATTTTCGTTTGAATTAAGCTCATTTAGCATTTTTGAAAATTTCGTTTCACTAAATTTTGGCTTATTAATAAGCATTTCAGGGGTTATGTTATGAACTTCCATAGATTCAAAAGAAATATTTACTTCACTACTGCATAATTCATCAAATACTAAAACTTTTCTTTCTTGTATATTGTCAAAAATATTTTCAGCATATTCTATTTCATTAAATTCATATTTTTCACTATCAATTACCAAAGCACCTACTTGAATAATCCTATCTAATTCTGTATTTCCTGTAGTTTCTGTATCAAATAAAACATATTTCATAATTATCCTTAAAAGTTTTTTTAATTCTAACAAGTAAGTTTAAAAAGTAGGTTGAATAAAAGGGATTATTAAAATCCCTTGTAGCGTTTTAAATTCTCATCAATTTTGATTTTTTCTCCGTTTTCATCAACATTTACATAAGTTAAAAGTGCACTTGTAACAGGCACACAAACTCCATATAATTTAGGAGTGCAGCGTTCAGCGATAACTTCTACTTGAACTTGTATTGATGTGCTTCCAACTTTTACAATATCAGCATAAAAGCTCACAATATCTCCAACATAAACAGGTTTTTTAAAGGTCATTTGTTCAACTGCAATAGTAACTACTCTACCATTTGCTATTTCTTTAGCTGCAACTGCACCAGCTAAATCTATTTGACTCATTATCCAACCACCAAAAATATTGCCTGCAGGATTTGTATCTTTTGGCATAGCAACTAATCTAAGCCTTGCTTCTTTTAATTCTTTCATATATTCTCCTTATAAAAAAATGTAAATATTAAACATAAAAGATTAAAATTGTCGTTTTTAAATTGAAAATTTTCATCAAAATTACAATTTTTTACAAAAATTTTAAAAAAATTGAAAAAATTTTTATAATTTAAGAAAACTTTAAGAATTTTCACATATAATAACGGCTTTTACATCACAAGAAAAAACTTCTTGAAAGGCCCATTCGTCTAGCGGTTAGGACATCGCCCTTTCACGGCGGTAACACGAGTTCGAGTCTCGTATGGGTCACCAATCCTCCTTTATGTTTATTTAATTTAATGAAAAAAATCCTTTTTTACCTTACCCCTGTGAGATAATAACTCAAAATAAAAAAGGATTTTTTTATGATTAAAGACGCGATATCTGGACTTCAGATTTTATTCGTAGCCTTTGGTGCAATGGTATTAGTTCCTTTACTTACCGGACTAAATCCTGCAATGGCTCTTTTAGGTGCTGGGTGCGGAACGATTATTTTTCAAATCATTACGAAATTTAAAGTTCCTATATATCTTGGCTCATCATTTGCATTCATAACCCCTATAATTTATTCTATGAAAGAATGGGGAATTAATTCAACTATGTTTGCCTTATTTTGCACAGGATTTGTTTATTTTATCTTTGCTGCAATTATCAAAACAAAAGGCGAGAGTTTTATTAGCAAACTTTTTCCCGCAGTTGTAATTGGCCCTGTAATCATCGTAATAGGTCTTAGCGTTGCTGTAAGTGCAGCTGGAATGGCTATGGGTATGAGTGGCTCAACTCAAGTAATTGATAAAGATATAGCTTTAATGCTTTCTACTTTTTCATTCTTAGTTACTATTGTAATTGCTATTTTTGGCTCAAAAATGTTTAAATTAGTTCCTATTTTAATAGGTGCTATTTGTGGATATATTTTAGCCTTTATTTTAGGCTATGTTGATACTAGTGCAATTAAAGCTGCACCTTGGTTTGCAATCCCACATTTTGAAACACCTAGCATTAATTTTAGTGCAGCAATTTTTATGATACCTGTTGCAATTGCTCCTGTAATTGAGCATATTGGTGCGGTTATGGCAATAGGTGCAGTAACTAAAAAAGATTACACAAAAGACCCAGGTCTTCATAGAACTTTAAGTGGAGATGGTGTTGGAGTTTGTGTTGCAGGTTTAATAGGTGGTCCTCCAGTTACAACTTATTCAGAAGTTACAGGTGCAATAATGATTACAAAAAACGCACAAGTAAAAATTATGACTTGGGCTGCAATATTTGCAATATTACTTGCATTTGTGGGTAAATTTAATGCTATTTTACAATCAATTCCATTACCTGTAATGGGTGGAGTTATGATACTTTTATTTGGAACAATTGCTAGTCTTGGGATTAAAACCTTAGTTGATGCTAAAATAGATTTAACTAATAATAAAAACCTAGTAATTATTAGCTCTACTTTGATTGTAGGTGTTGGTGGGCTTAGTGCTAGTTTTGGAAGCGTTTCGTTTTCAGGAGTTGGACTTAGTGCCTTACTTGCAATTATTCTAAATCTAATCTTACCTAACAAACAAGATTAATTATTAATTCAAATTCTTTTTAGAATTTGAATTATTATTTTTTAATTTTTTCTTAAATTCTAAAATTTGTTACGAAACTTAACACTTTTTAAAAAAATTATCCATTTTCAATTATTTCAAATTGTAACTTTGTTAAAATCTAACATTTTTTTATGGAGGTTAAAAATGGATTTATTTTTATCGCTTACAGGCTTTATTGGGCTTGGATTTATTGTATGGCTACTCTTAAAAGATAAAACCACTCCTGCAATAGCATTTATTTTAGTTAGCTTTGTAGTTGCTGCAATGCTTATGATAATGGATTATTGTGGGTTAGAAGTCGGAAAAGCTTTAGGGGTTAAAGGAGATGTTTTAAACTTTAAAGCAATGAAAGGTTTTATAAAAGATGGTGTAAACACCGTTAGCGATACAGCAGCTTTATTTGTATTTTCTATTCTTTTTTTTAGTGTGCTTAGTGCTAGTGGATTTTTTAATAAAATTATTAATTTCTTGCTTAGTAAAGTTACACCAAATGTATTTGTAATCACAATTCTTACTTCACTTATGGCAATGTTTGTTCATCTTGATGGTAGTGGAGCAGCTACATTTTTAATAGTTATTCCGGCTATGCTTCCAATTTATGAAAGACTTGGAATGAGAAAATCATCGCTTTTATTAATTTGTGCTAGTGCAATGGGTGTTATGAATGTTCTTCCTTGGGGAGGTCCAACTCTAAGAGCTGCAACGGTTATTAAAGCTGACGCGAATGATTTATGGCATCAATTAATCCCTATGCAAGTTTTAGGTCTTGTTTTAGCACTAGCTTTAGCTATTTTTATCGGTTATCAAGAAAAAAGGCGTGGTGCTGGTGGTAATCTTGAAGGAATTAAACTTGAAATTGAAAAAAGCGAATTTCAAAACGATAAATTTTTCTTAGTAAATGTATTTTTACTAATAGCTGTTATTGCTGCTTTAGTAATTAATGTATTACCTTCTTATGTTTGTTTTATGATAGGTTTTGCAATTGCGTTGCCACTAAATTATCCTAATTTAAAAATAGCTAAAAAAGTTTTAGATAAAGCAAGTGGTGGAGCAATAATGATGTATATTACTTTAATTGGTGCAGGAATTTTAATTGGTGTATTTGATAAAAGTGGAATTATGAATAAAATGGGAGCTTCAATTCTAACTCTAGTGCCTAATGAATATGGTAATTTAATTCCTTTAGTAGTAGGCTTGCTTGCTGTTCCTATGGCATTAATCTTTTGCACGGATTCTTATTTTTATGGCGTTATGCCTGTGGTTTTAAGCGTTACAAATGCTTTTGGAATTGACCCAATGAACCTTGCTATTATTATGGTTTTAGCTAGAAATTGTGCTACATTTATAAGCCCTGTTGTTCCTGCTACATTGCTTGGATGTGGTCTTGCTGATGTATCTATAAAAGAACATATTAAACGCTCATTCTTTTATATTTGGGCAATTAGTATTATTTGCTTAATTTTTGGATATGTTGCAGGAATAATCCCACACTTATTTTAATATCTCTCCTAAGAGAGATATTAGATATTTGCTAGTATATTTTGAGCTTTCTTAATTACTGGCAAATCTATCATATTGCCTTTATAATTAAATACAATATCATCAGTATTTTTTGCCAATTCTACTATTTCTTTAGCCCATAGAATTTGTTCTTTAGTAGGACTAAATACTTGATTGATTATTGGAATTTGATTTGGATGAATGCTTAAAGACCCGCCAAAACCCATAGAAGATACAAATTCTAATTCAGATTTTAAACCAATTTCATCTTTAATATTAGGATATACTCCATTAATTGGTGGTAATAATTTATATTTTGCACTTTTTATCACTATTTGATTTCTTATGTGATTTAATAAATTTTCTCTTCCACTGCCTTCTTTTAATCCTAATTCTAAAGAAATATCTAAAGCACCAAAACTTAATAATTTAATTAATTTTGAACTTGCAATATCATCTAAACTATCAACGCCCAAAGCACTTTCAATAATTGGAATTATTATTAAATCTTTAAAATCTTTAAATAATTCAAATTCTTTTGAGCTCTCACTCTTAGGCAATACAATTGCATATAATTTTTTCATTTTATTTAATTCATCTAATAATTTCATATCATCATTAAAATATTCACTCTTAGTATCATTAATTCTTATAAAAAAATTAGCATCTGTATTATTTGCAAATTCTAAAATATTAGCCCTGCCTTTATCTTTTTGATTAGGGCTAATTGAATCTTCTAAATCAATAATAATATAATCAGCTCCGCTATTTAAAGCCTTATTAAATCTATCATTTTTAATTGATGGAACAAACAAAAAACTCTTAGTTTTCATCTCTTACCTTTATTATATTTTTTGATTGTAGTTGAGAAATTTCATCTTTAAATCCAAATTCTTTTAAGATTTTATGAGTATGTTCTCCTAACGCTGGGATTTTATCCATTCTAGGCTCATAATTATTATTTGTAGCCGGTGGCAATAATGCTGGGATTTTACCTACTTCAGTATCAACTTCTCTCCATCTATTTCTACTTTTTAATTGAGAGTGATTCCACACATCTTTTAATTCATTTACATTACCATTTGCAATTTTTGCTTTTTCTAATCTATCCACCACATCTTTTGCCGTTAGATTTTTAAATTTATTTTCTATTATTTCTTTAATCTTTTGTGCGTTTTTTGTTCTTAATGTGTTATTTTTAAATTCTTCATCATTAATTAAGCTTTCATCTTCTAATACAATCTTACAAAAATTACTCCATTCTCTTTCATTTTGAAGACCAAACATAACAACATTACCATCACCAGCCTTATAAGGACCATAAGGGGTAATACTAGCGTGAAAAGCACCTTTTTTAATAGGCGGATTAGCACCCTTATAAGTATAATATATTGGATACCCCATCCATTCAGCCATACATTCTAACATTGATATTTCTATTCTTGAGCCTTTATTTGTTTTTTCAAGATATAAAAGCGCTTGTAAAATCCCACTATAAGCATACATTCCAGCAGATATATCAGCTATACTAATTGGCACTTTTACACACTCATCGCCAGTTCCTGTTATAGATACTAAGCCACTTTCTGATTGAATTAATAAATCATAAGCTTTTTTGTGTTCGTATTCTCCACCTTCTCCATAGCCAGAAATATCACAAACAATCATTTTTGGATTATATTTAATTAAATTTTCATAATCTAATCCTAGTCTTTTTGCAGCCCCAAATGCTAGATTTTGAACGAAAATATCCACCTTAGGTAAAATTGATTTTATTATTTTCATACCTTCTTCGGTTTTTAAATCAATAGCTAAACTCTCCTTACTTCTATTAGTCCATACAAAATGACTTGCAAGTCCATCTACTCTAGTATCATATCCTCTTGCCAAATCCCCTACATCAGGGCGTTCTATCTTAATAACTCTAGCACCTAAATCAGCTAATTGTCTAGTGCAAAATGGTGCTGCTATTGCTTGTTCTATACTTAATACTAATTTTCCTTCTAATGGCAACATTTTTTCTCCTTTATTTATAATTTATAATGCCTTGATGAGCTATAAAGCCGTCTTTATTTATCCACACATTTGCTTCGTTTTCACTAATTATTTTTGACTCGACGCAAAAACTACTAGGAGTGCAAACTGCGTGTAATCCTCTATAACTATATTTTGTGATTTTTTTATCTTTATGATTTTTTGCAAAACAACTAATCATCTTAGTAGCTAATAAAGGTCCGTGAATTACTAAGCCGCTATATCCTTCAACCATAGTAGCGTAAGGATAATCATAATGAATTTTATGCCCATTAAAAGTAAGTGCTGAATATCTAAATAATAAAGTAGAATCAGGGCAAAAACTTTCAGAAAAATCAGCTTCGCTTACAGGTTTATTGCTAGTTAATTTTGGTGGAGTTGGCTCTTTATAAACTATATCTTGTTCTTCAATAATTTTTAAATCTTCATCTTGATAATATTTATGCTCTAAAGTAACAAAAATTAATTTTCCTGTATTTCCAATTTTTTCTTGAATATCTTTTATAGTAGTAATTTTAGTAGCGATTTTGCCTATAATCAACGCTGAATTAAAAGTAAATCTACCACCAGCCCACATACGATTAACATTTCCAAAACTAGGTAAAAAACTATCATCACTTCCGCCTAATTTAGGGTGTCCGTCTTTGCCTAATTTATCTTTATTTAAAGCCTTATTAAAAAAGCACCATTGCCATAAATAAGGTAATTCATCACCTAATTTTAAATCTTTATAATCAAGTGTTGCGACTATTTTTTCAACTTGAGTAAGACTTATTTCTTCTTTTATAATTTCTTGTTTGCCTATATAATTTTTAAATTCCATAATTTTCCCTTTCATAAATTAATTAATAACACCTAAAAACAATAACAAAAACCCAAATAACACAAGCAAAATAGGTAATATTAATAACCTAATAAATAAATATTTTCTTTCTTGCTCATCTTGTGTCCCTGCTAAAACCAATGCTCCACCTGATGAAAAACTTGAATACCCCGTAAATGTTGCAAATGTTGCGATAATAGAAAATGCCAAAGATGGCTCTAATACGCTAAGACTTGGAACAATAGGAAAAAATGTCGGCATTACAACGCCCATACTAGATGCAAATGCACTCATTGAAGAAGATAAAACGCCTAATAAATAATATATCCAGCTACTATCATTGCCACCTTGAGCGCTTAAAAAATTGCTTATTATTTGCATAGCACCAGTAGATTTTCCAAGTGCTATTAGCATAGTTAATGCACCAATCATAAAAATTAAATTCCAAGGTATATTTTTAAAAGCTTGTGTTTCATCTCCTATCTTAAATACAATAGCTAAAATAATTCCTAAGAATGAAACAAAAGTAGGATTAAAAAATATAGTCATTTTACTCATCAATAAATTTTCAGGTTGAAAAGATAAATAAATTGATGGAACCATAACCAAAGAAAATACAAATGTAACTATTAAAATCGTTTTAATTTGTATAGAATTTAGTTTTTCAGGTTTATCAATATTTGATGAATATACAACCTTATACCCCTTTAATAACACATATCCTAAAATAAAAATTAAAGTATGTGCTATAAACATATTTTTTCCAAGATTTAATTGCATAATTGCTGATTGTTCAGGTGTAAAACCTAAATTCTCAATTAGATTATAAGTAACCCTACCACCTAAAGTAAAAGGATTAAATCCCCCAGCACAAGAACCTGAATAAATTATAATAGCAGCTAAAATTTTATTCATTTTAATCTTATTAGCTATGTATAAAACTAATGGGCTCATAAAGGCAAATCCAGCATAATGCCCTGGTCCAATACCGACAAAAATTACAACAACAATATATAAAACTATAGGAATACTCCAAGGATAGTTTCTTACCCCATAAACTGCTTTTGAAGCTAGATTATTTAAAGTTCCATTATTTATGACAAAGCCATAAAAATAAGTAATAGAAACTAAGATAAAAAATAAATCAAGCCCCCATAATTTTACAATTTCACTAGGTTTTAAGCCATAAATATAAGCAGCAATAAAGCATAATACAATTGCAAAAATACCAATATTTGCTTTAAATAAATAGCCTAAAACTATTGACAATAATAAAAAAAATAAAATGATTAAGTTAATTTGTTCAATCATAAATCCTCCTTGCTTAAATACTATAAGAAAAGAAAATCATTAAGATTAATATAAGAATAAAATATAATAAAAATAAAAATCATTGTTACAATTTTACACAATTAATAATAATTTTTATCCTTTAATATATTTTCTTAAAAAATTATAATTATTTTATTAATTTGACATTTTGATTTTTTATTTAATTGAAAGAATTTATTTAAAAGAATTTAAAACTAACTCGTTTTAAATTCTTAAAAAGTTATTTTTTTAATTCGTTAGCTTTATCGCAACCAATTGCTAAGCCAAAAGAACAAGCTAATTGATAGTAATAACCTGCTGCTTGAATGTTTTGAGAAGTTGAAGTGCCTTGTAATAAAACATTTGCAATATTTAAACAAGAACTTGCATTTTTGTTAGTAATGCAGTTAGTTTGTTCGTCTTTTAAGCTAGGATTTAAAGCAGTTTGTAAAGCAAGATTCATTAAA
This is a stretch of genomic DNA from Campylobacter sp. RM12651. It encodes these proteins:
- a CDS encoding CaiB/BaiF CoA-transferase family protein, with protein sequence MLPLEGKLVLSIEQAIAAPFCTRQLADLGARVIKIERPDVGDLARGYDTRVDGLASHFVWTNRSKESLAIDLKTEEGMKIIKSILPKVDIFVQNLAFGAAKRLGLDYENLIKYNPKMIVCDISGYGEGGEYEHKKAYDLLIQSESGLVSITGTGDECVKVPISIADISAGMYAYSGILQALLYLEKTNKGSRIEISMLECMAEWMGYPIYYTYKGANPPIKKGAFHASITPYGPYKAGDGNVVMFGLQNEREWSNFCKIVLEDESLINDEEFKNNTLRTKNAQKIKEIIENKFKNLTAKDVVDRLEKAKIANGNVNELKDVWNHSQLKSRNRWREVDTEVGKIPALLPPATNNNYEPRMDKIPALGEHTHKILKEFGFKDEISQLQSKNIIKVRDEN
- a CDS encoding SLC13 family permease; the protein is MEQINLIILFFLLLSIVLGYLFKANIGIFAIVLCFIAAYIYGLKPSEIVKLWGLDLFFILVSITYFYGFVINNGTLNNLASKAVYGVRNYPWSIPIVLYIVVVIFVGIGPGHYAGFAFMSPLVLYIANKIKMNKILAAIIIYSGSCAGGFNPFTLGGRVTYNLIENLGFTPEQSAIMQLNLGKNMFIAHTLIFILGYVLLKGYKVVYSSNIDKPEKLNSIQIKTILIVTFVFSLVMVPSIYLSFQPENLLMSKMTIFFNPTFVSFLGIILAIVFKIGDETQAFKNIPWNLIFMIGALTMLIALGKSTGAMQIISNFLSAQGGNDSSWIYYLLGVLSSSMSAFASSMGVVMPTFFPIVPSLSVLEPSLAFSIIATFATFTGYSSFSSGGALVLAGTQDEQERKYLFIRLLILPILLVLFGFLLLFLGVIN
- a CDS encoding SEL1-like repeat protein; its protein translation is MKKLILITSSLFVFSACVSQENEVVKNNLMNLALQTALNPSLKDEQTNCITNKNASSCLNIANVLLQGTSTSQNIQAAGYYYQLACSFGLAIGCDKANELKK